The following are encoded together in the Glycine max cultivar Williams 82 chromosome 8, Glycine_max_v4.0, whole genome shotgun sequence genome:
- the LOC100811547 gene encoding probable LRR receptor-like serine/threonine-protein kinase At5g10290, producing MPVEMDFIFVLLLLGCLCSFVLPDTQGDALFALKISLNASAHQLTDWNQNQVNPCTWSRVYCDSNNNVMQVSLAYMGFTGYLNPRIGVLKYLTALSLQGNGITGNIPKELGNLTSLSRLDLEGNKLTGEIPSSLGNLKKLQFLTLSQNNLSGTIPESLASLPILINVLLDSNNLSGQIPEQLFKVPKYNFTGNNLSCGASYHQPCETDNADQGSSHKPKTGLIVGIVIGLVVILFLGGLMFFGCKGRHKGYRREVFVDVAGEVDRRIAFGQLRRFAWRELQIATDNFSEKNVLGQGGFGKVYKGVLADNTKVAVKRLTDYESPGGDAAFQREVEMISVAVHRNLLRLIGFCTTPTERLLVYPFMQNLSVAYRLREIKPGEPVLDWPTRKQVALGTARGLEYLHEHCNPKIIHRDVKAANVLLDEDFEAVVGDFGLAKLVDVRKTNVTTQVRGTMGHIAPEYLSTGKSSERTDVFGYGIMLLELVTGQRAIDFSRLEEEDDVLLLDHVKKLEREKRLDAIVDHNLNKNYNIQEVEMMIKVALLCTQATPEDRPPMSEVVRMLEGEGLAERWEEWQHVEVNRRQEYERLQRRFDWGEDSVYNQDAIELSGGR from the exons ATGCCAGTAGAAATGGACTTCATATTTGTGCTATTGCTATTGGGTTGCTTATGTTCTTTTGTGTTGCCTGATACACAAG GAGATGCACTATTTGCATTGAAGATATCATTAAATGCTTCAGCTCACCAGCTTACTGACTGGAATCAAAATCAAGTGAATCCTTGTACTTGGTCACGTGTTTACTGTGACTCAAACAACAATGTCATGCAAGT ATCACTAGCATATATGGGATTCACAGGATACTTGAACCCAAGGATAGGAGTTCTAAAATATCTTACAGCTCT TTCTTTGCAAGGGAATGGCATCACTGGCAACATACCAAAAGAGTTAGGAAACCTGACAAGCTTGAGCAGGTTAGATTTGGAAGGCAACAAATTAACTGGAGAAATACCCTCTTCCCTTGGTAATCTTAAAAAGCTTCAATTCTT AACATTAAGTCAAAACAATCTCAGTGGGACTATTCCTGAATCACTTGCCAGTCTTCCAATCTTAATCAATGT TCTGCTAGATTCAAATAATCTGAGTGGCCAAATCCCAGAGCAGTTATTCAAGGTTCCTAAATACAA TTTCACTGGAAATAATTTGAGTTGTGGTGCGAGTTATCATCAACCTTGCGAAACTGATAATGCAGATCAAG GTTCATCACATAAACCAAAAACTGGTCTCATTGTTGGAATTGTGATAGGGTTAGTTGTTATCCTTTTCCTTGGTGGTCTGATGTTCTTTGGGTGCAAGGGTAGACACAAGGGCTACAGACGTGAAGTTTTTGTAGACGTCGCAG GTGAAGTTGATCGGCGAATTGCATTTGGCCAACTAAGAAGATTTGCATGGAGAGAACTACAGATAGCTACAGACAACTTCAGTGAGAAAAATGTTTTAGGACAGGGAGGCTTTGGAAAGGTTTATAAAGGTGTTCTTGCTGATAACACAAAAGTTGCTGTCAAAAGGTTAACTGATTATGAAAGTCCTGGGGGAGATGCAGCTTTCCAGCGTGAGGTTGAGATGATAAGTGTAGCTGTGCATAGGAACCTGTTACGGCTGATTGGGTTTTGTACTACCCCAACCGAGCGCCTCTTAGTTTATCCCTTTATGCAGAACTTAAGTGTAGCCTATCGTCTTCGAG AAATCAAACCTGGTGAACCTGTTCTGGACTGGCCTACAAGAAAACAGGTGGCTCTGGGAACAGCCCGTGGCTTAGAATATCTCCATGAGCATTGCAATCCTAAGATTATTCATCGGGATGTTAAGGCAGCTAATGTATTACTAGATGAAGATTTTGAAGCTGTTGTTGGTGATTTTGGCTTGGCAAAGTTAGTCGATGTTCGAAAAACTAACGTGACAACTCAAGTTCGTGGGACAATGGGCCACATAGCTCCAGAGTATTTGTCCACTGGAAAGTCTTCGGAAAGGACTGATGTTTTTGGTTATGGGATTATGCTTTTGGAGCTTGTTACAGGTCAAAGAGCAATTGACTTTTCACGTTTAGAAGAGGAAGATGATGTGCTGTTACTTGACCAT GTTAAGAAATTAGAAAGGGAGAAAAGACTAGATGCAATTGTTGACCACAacctaaataaaaattacaacatACAAGAGGTAGAAATGATGATAAAAGTTGCATTACTCTGTACGCAAGCAACACCAGAGGACCGTCCACCAATGTCCGAGGTTGTAAGAATGCTAGAAGGAGAAGGGTTAGCTGAAAGGTGGGAGGAATGGCAGCATGTGGAGGTAAATCGGAGGCAAGAATATGAGAGATTACAAAGAAGATTTGATTGGGGAGAAGATTCGGTCTATAATCAAGATGCCATTGAGTTGTCTGGCGGGAGATGA
- the LOC100781430 gene encoding monoacylglycerol lipase ABHD6, which yields MAACISFTATRDRCFRFTFSNAGLKSATTDLGDGTIMHWWAPKAPKDSKPNLLLLHGFGANAMWQWNDVLSPLTRRFNVYVPDLVFFGDSHTTRPERSEAFQAQCVAALLLAHGLHTTSVVGISYGGFVAYSLAAQFPELVEKVVLCCAGVCLEDKDLDEGMFQVKTVDEAVDILLPQTPEKLRQLVQIAFAMPVKAIPTCFLNDYINVMCTENRQERKELIETLHKDRKLSNLPKITQPTLIIWGEKDLVFPMELAYRLQRHLGENARLVVIKNAGHALNVQKPKEMYKNLKSFLIDLTTPTVPKNQSNGT from the exons ATGGCGGCGTGCATCAGCTTCACCGCCACGCGCGACCGCTGCTTCCGCTTCACCTTCTCCAACGCAGGCCTCAAATCCGCCACCACGGACCTCGGCGACGGCACCATCATGCACTGGTGGGCCCCCAAGGCCCCCAAGGACTCCAAGCCcaacctcctcctcctccacgGCTTCGGGGCCAACGCAATGTGGCAGTGGAACGACGTCCTCTCGCCCCTCACGCGCCGCTTCAACGTCTACGTCCCCGACCTCGTCTTCTTCGGGGACTCCCACACGACCCGCCCCGAACGCTCCGAGGCCTTCCAGGCCCAGTGCGTCGCGGCCCTCCTCCTGGCCCACGGGCTCCATACAACCAGCGTTGTCGGGATAAGTTACGGCGGCTTCGTGGCGTACAGCCTGGCGGCGCAGTTTCCGGAGCTTGTGGAGAAGGTGGTGCTATGCTGCGCCGGGGTGTGCTTGGAAGATAAGGACTTGGATGAAGGGATGTTCCAGGTGAAAACTGTTGATGAGGCTGTGGATATTTTGCTGCCGCAGACGCCGGAAAAGTTGAGGCAGCTCGTGCAAATCGCGTTTGCCATGCCTGTCAAAGCCATTCCCACTTGCTTCCTCAATGATTACATTAAC GTGATGTGTACTGAAAACCGCCAAGAGAGGAAAGAATTAATCGAAACATTACATAAGGATAGAAAACTATCTAATCTTCCTAAGATAACCCAG CCTACGTTAATAATCTGGGGAGAAAAGGACCTGGTATTCCCAATGGAACTAGCTTATAGACTACAAAG GCATTTGGGAGAGAACGCGCGACTAGTGGTTATTAAGAATGCAGGGCATGCTCTCAATGTACAGAAGCCCAAGGAGATGTACAAGAATTTAAAATCCTTCCTCATTGATCTCACTACTCCAACTGTGCCAAAAAACCAAAGTAATGGTACCTAA
- the LOC100810469 gene encoding haloacid dehalogenase-like hydrolase domain-containing protein At4g39970, whose product MWRRTVSGVGLVDMASSTLALTLSLSTTTTTSTTSYSYQHRFPCPRIKLFSSKHRSFSVSASASTSNSLQALIFDCDGVILESEHLHRQAYNDAFVHFNVRCPSSSSPGPLNWDVQFYDELQNLIGGGKPKMRWYFKEHGWPTSTLFQTPPTNDEDRAKLIDTLQDWKTERYKEIIKSGTVKPRPGVLRLMDEARDAGKKLAVCSAATKSSVILCLENLIGIERFQGLDCFLAGDDVKEKKPDPSIYVTASKKLGISEKDCLVVEDSVIGLQAATQAGMSCVVTYTPSTAEQDFKEAIAIYPDLSNVRLKDLELLLQDVVAAK is encoded by the exons ATGTGGCGAAGAACGGTTAGCGGTGTGGGACTTGTTGACATGGCTTCTTCTACACTCGCTCTGACTCTCAGcctctccaccaccaccaccacctccaccaccTCCTACTCCTATCAACACCGGTTTCCATGTCCTAGAATAAAGTTATTCTCTTCCAAGCACCGCTCCTTCTCCGTCTCAGCTTCTGCTTCCACCTCAAATTCGCTTCAGGCTCTCATATTCGACTGCGATGGCGTGATCCTCGAGTCTGAGCACCTGCATCGCCAGGCCTACAACGATGCCTTTGTTCACTTCAACGTTCGctgcccttcttcttcttctccgggCCCACTCAATTGGGACGTTCAATTCTACGACGAACTCCAGAACCTCATTGGTGGAGGCAAACCCAAAATGCGATG GTACTTTAAGGAACATGGGTGGCCTACGTCCACGTTGTTCCAGACGCCTCCGACTAATGATGAGGATCGGGCCAAGTTGATTGACACTCTTCAG GATTGGAAGACTGAGAGATACAAAGAAATAATCAAGTCAGGAACT GTAAAACCCAGACCTGGAGTTCTGAGATTGATGGATGAGGCTAGAGATGCA GGGAAAAAGCTAGCTGTTTGCTCAGCAGCAACTAAAAGTTCAGTTATTCTCTGTCTTGAAAACCTTATAGGAATT GAGCGCTTTCAAGGCCTTGATTGCTTCCTTGCTG GTGATGATGTGAAGGAAAAGAAGCCTGACCCATCAATATACGTGACAGCTTCCAAG AAGCTAGGTATATCAGAGAAAGACTGCTTGGTTGTAGAGGATAGTGTTATTGGATTGCAG GCAGCAACACAAGCAGGGATGTCATGCGTGGTTACCTACACACCTTCCACAGCAGAACAG GATTTCAAAGAAGCCATAGCAATCTACCCTGACTTGAGTAACGTAAG ATTGAAAGATTTGGAATTACTACTTCAAGATGTTGTAGCTGCTAAATAG
- the LOC100811006 gene encoding chaperone protein dnaJ A6, chloroplastic translates to MAITPFSSTSAAQWGIHPQLLLRSSITGKVASSSHNSTGRVSFMAATSSSFFSQDSTLLNVGAPQTFNHRKGSRLIVRANADYYSVLGVSRNASKSEIKSAYRKLARNYHPDVNKEPGAEQKFKEISNAYEVLSDDEKRSIYDRFGEAGLKGSAMGMGDFSNPFDLFESLFEGMNRGAGSRGSWNGAIDGEDEYYSLVLNFKEAVFGIEKEIEISRLESCGTCNGSGAKPGTTPSRCSTCGGQGRVVSSTRTPLGIFQQSMTCSSCNGTGEISTPCNTCSGDGRVRKSKRISLKVPAGVDSGSRLRVRNEGNAGRKGGSPGDLFVVIEVIPDPILKRDDTNILYTCKVSYIDAILGTTIKVPTVDGTVDLKIPAGTQPNTTLVMAKKGVPFLNKDNMRGDQLVRVQVEIPKRLSNDERKLIEELADLSKGKTATGRR, encoded by the exons ATGGCAATAACACCTTTTAGTAGTACATCTGCTGCACAATGGGGAATTCATCCTCAGCTGTTACTAAGATCCAGTATCACGGGCAAGGTTGCATCATCCAGCCACAA TTCTACTGGCAGGGTAAGTTTTATGGCTGCAACAAGTTCAAGCTTTTTTTCTCAAGATTCCACACTACTCAATGTGGGTGCACCCCAAACTTTTAATCATCGCAAGGGATCAAGGTTAATTGTTAGAGCAAATGCT GATTATTATTCTGTCCTTGGGGTTTCAAGAAATGCTAGTAAATCTGAAATTAAGAGTG CATATCGGAAGCTTGCCCGGAATTATCATCCAGATGTCAACAA AGAACCTGGTGCTGAACaaaaatttaaggaaattaGCAATGCCTATGAG GTGTTATCAGATGATGAGAAACGATCCATATATGACAGGTTTGGAGAGGCTGGGCTTAAAGGTTCTGCAATGGGGATGGGG GATTTCAGCAATCCATTTGATCTGTTTGAATCACTGTTTGAGGGCATGAATCGTGGCGCAGGTTCCAGAGGTTCTTGGAATGGAGCAATTGATGGTGAAGATGAGTATTACAgtcttgttttgaactttaaagAAGCAGTTTTTGGCATAGAAAAAGAGATAGAGATAAGCCGATTAGAGAGCTGTGGAACTTGCAATGGTTCAGGGGCTAAACCAGGGACTACACCATCCAGATGTAGCACTTGTGGAGGTCAAGGCCGGGTTGTCTCATCAACAAGAACTCCATTAGGCATCTTCCAGCAGTCAATGACATGCTCTTCATGCAATGGGACTGGAGAAATTTCAACACCTTGCAATACATGTTCTGGGGATGGTCGGGTAAGGAAATCAAAACGGATAAGTCTGAAGGTTCCAGCTGGTGTGGACTCTGGTAGTCGTCTAAGGGTCCGGAATGAGGGGAATGCTGGAAGGAAAGGTGGTTCCCCTGGTGACCTCTTTGTAGTTATTGAGGTTATCCCAGATCCCATCCTTAAACGTGATGACACCAACATTTTATACACCTGCAAGGTTTCGTATATTGATGCAATCCTGGGGACTACAATTAAGGTTCCTACTGTAGATGGAACGGTCGATTTGAAAATTCCTGCTGGGACACAACCGAACACAACACTTGTTATGGCTAAGAAAGGTGTTCCCTTCCTGAATAAAGACAATATGAGGGGTGATCAATTGGTTCGTGTGCAAGTTGAAATCCCTAAAAGACTGAGCAATGATGAGAGAAAGCTTATTGAAGAACTTGCTGATTTAAGCAAAGGCAAAACTGCCACCGGTAGGAGATAA